A genomic window from Phyllopteryx taeniolatus isolate TA_2022b chromosome 2, UOR_Ptae_1.2, whole genome shotgun sequence includes:
- the LOC133474370 gene encoding uncharacterized protein LOC133474370 isoform X4: MCQSYGRNEDHEKKISWSCCGGLSGDGRDETAGTGACRVSWQPLAFCRDCLHPSCHGVLAERRTQTASLTHAEPLAEPFEGQCPSGAPKKSAQDQPGGSCIRTTTIPRVGYIAHHELHRRMNNLSFIHSSHPARVIGGSPSVQTELQAGGVTRGKKRHRKGSKHSVHLHHLTRFM; encoded by the exons GTCGTAATGAAGACCATGAAAAGAAGATTAGCTGGAGCTGTTGCGGTGGACTGTCTGGGGACGGCCGTGACGAGACTGCAGGGACCGGCGCTTGTCGTGTGAGCTGGCAGCCTCTGGCGTTCTGCCGCG ACTGCCTACATCCATCATGCCATGGCGTACTGGCAGAGCGCAGGACTCAGACAGCTTCACTAACACACG CGGAACCACTAGCAGAACCATTTGAAGGACAGTGCCCCT CAGGTGCGCCAAAAAAAAGTGCGCAAGACCAG CCCGGGGGATCGTGCATCAGGACCACAACCATACCGCGCGTTGGCTATATCGCCCACCATGAATTACACAGAAGAATGAACAACCTCAGCTTTATTCACTCAAGTCATCCAGCTCGAGTAATAGGGGGAAGCCCCTCCGTGCAGACCGAGCTCCAAGCAGGTGGCGTTAcacgtggcaaaaaaagacaccGAAAAGGGTCCAAACATTCGGTACACCTGCATCATCTAACGAGATTCATGTGA
- the LOC133474370 gene encoding uncharacterized protein LOC133474370 isoform X3, translating to MKTMKRRLAGAVAVDCLGTAVTRLQGPALVVPDCLHPSCHGVLAERRTQTASLTHAEPLAEPFEGQCPCKFYTGKCTDGTITYNTSSLWCSSAAGAPKKSAQDQPGGSCIRTTTIPRVGYIAHHELHRRMNNLSFIHSSHPARVIGGSPSVQTELQAGGVTRGKKRHRKGSKHSVHLHHLTRFM from the exons ATGAAGACCATGAAAAGAAGATTAGCTGGAGCTGTTGCGGTGGACTGTCTGGGGACGGCCGTGACGAGACTGCAGGGACCGGCGCTTGTCGT CCCAGACTGCCTACATCCATCATGCCATGGCGTACTGGCAGAGCGCAGGACTCAGACAGCTTCACTAACACACG CGGAACCACTAGCAGAACCATTTGAAGGACAGTGCCCCTGTAAG ttttacaCAGGAAAATGTACGGATGGTACGATCACCTACAATacctcttctctgtggtgctCCTCTGCAGCAGGTGCGCCAAAAAAAAGTGCGCAAGACCAG CCCGGGGGATCGTGCATCAGGACCACAACCATACCGCGCGTTGGCTATATCGCCCACCATGAATTACACAGAAGAATGAACAACCTCAGCTTTATTCACTCAAGTCATCCAGCTCGAGTAATAGGGGGAAGCCCCTCCGTGCAGACCGAGCTCCAAGCAGGTGGCGTTAcacgtggcaaaaaaagacaccGAAAAGGGTCCAAACATTCGGTACACCTGCATCATCTAACGAGATTCATGTGA
- the LOC133474370 gene encoding uncharacterized protein LOC133474370 isoform X1, which translates to MCQSYGRNEDHEKKISWSCCGGLSGDGRDETAGTGACRVSWQPLAFCRDCLHPSCHGVLAERRTQTASLTHAEPLAEPFEGQCPCKFYTGKCTDGTITYNTSSLWCSSAAGAPKKSAQDQPGGSCIRTTTIPRVGYIAHHELHRRMNNLSFIHSSHPARVIGGSPSVQTELQAGGVTRGKKRHRKGSKHSVHLHHLTRFM; encoded by the exons GTCGTAATGAAGACCATGAAAAGAAGATTAGCTGGAGCTGTTGCGGTGGACTGTCTGGGGACGGCCGTGACGAGACTGCAGGGACCGGCGCTTGTCGTGTGAGCTGGCAGCCTCTGGCGTTCTGCCGCG ACTGCCTACATCCATCATGCCATGGCGTACTGGCAGAGCGCAGGACTCAGACAGCTTCACTAACACACG CGGAACCACTAGCAGAACCATTTGAAGGACAGTGCCCCTGTAAG ttttacaCAGGAAAATGTACGGATGGTACGATCACCTACAATacctcttctctgtggtgctCCTCTGCAGCAGGTGCGCCAAAAAAAAGTGCGCAAGACCAG CCCGGGGGATCGTGCATCAGGACCACAACCATACCGCGCGTTGGCTATATCGCCCACCATGAATTACACAGAAGAATGAACAACCTCAGCTTTATTCACTCAAGTCATCCAGCTCGAGTAATAGGGGGAAGCCCCTCCGTGCAGACCGAGCTCCAAGCAGGTGGCGTTAcacgtggcaaaaaaagacaccGAAAAGGGTCCAAACATTCGGTACACCTGCATCATCTAACGAGATTCATGTGA
- the LOC133474370 gene encoding uncharacterized protein LOC133474370 isoform X6, translating to MCQSYGRNEDHEKKISWSCCGGLSGDGRDETAGTGACRPRLPTSIMPWRTGRAQDSDSFTNTRFTQENVRMVRSPTIPLLCGAPLQQVRQKKVRKTSPGDRASGPQPYRALAISPTMNYTEE from the exons GTCGTAATGAAGACCATGAAAAGAAGATTAGCTGGAGCTGTTGCGGTGGACTGTCTGGGGACGGCCGTGACGAGACTGCAGGGACCGGCGCTTGTCGT CCCAGACTGCCTACATCCATCATGCCATGGCGTACTGGCAGAGCGCAGGACTCAGACAGCTTCACTAACACACG ttttacaCAGGAAAATGTACGGATGGTACGATCACCTACAATacctcttctctgtggtgctCCTCTGCAGCAGGTGCGCCAAAAAAAAGTGCGCAAGACCAG CCCGGGGGATCGTGCATCAGGACCACAACCATACCGCGCGTTGGCTATATCGCCCACCATGAATTACACAGAAGAATGA
- the LOC133474370 gene encoding uncharacterized protein LOC133474370 isoform X5, with amino-acid sequence MCQSYGRNEDHEKKISWSCCGGLSGDGRDETAGTGACRVSWQPLAFCRDCLHPSCHGVLAERRTQTASLTHVLHRKMYGWYDHLQYLFSVVLLCSRCAKKKCARPARGIVHQDHNHTARWLYRPP; translated from the exons GTCGTAATGAAGACCATGAAAAGAAGATTAGCTGGAGCTGTTGCGGTGGACTGTCTGGGGACGGCCGTGACGAGACTGCAGGGACCGGCGCTTGTCGTGTGAGCTGGCAGCCTCTGGCGTTCTGCCGCG ACTGCCTACATCCATCATGCCATGGCGTACTGGCAGAGCGCAGGACTCAGACAGCTTCACTAACACACG ttttacaCAGGAAAATGTACGGATGGTACGATCACCTACAATacctcttctctgtggtgctCCTCTGCAGCAGGTGCGCCAAAAAAAAGTGCGCAAGACCAG CCCGGGGGATCGTGCATCAGGACCACAACCATACCGCGCGTTGGCTATATCGCCCACCATGA
- the LOC133474370 gene encoding uncharacterized protein LOC133474370 isoform X2: MRSRNEDHEKKISWSCCGGLSGDGRDETAGTGACRVSWQPLAFCRDCLHPSCHGVLAERRTQTASLTHAEPLAEPFEGQCPCKFYTGKCTDGTITYNTSSLWCSSAAGAPKKSAQDQPGGSCIRTTTIPRVGYIAHHELHRRMNNLSFIHSSHPARVIGGSPSVQTELQAGGVTRGKKRHRKGSKHSVHLHHLTRFM; the protein is encoded by the exons GTCGTAATGAAGACCATGAAAAGAAGATTAGCTGGAGCTGTTGCGGTGGACTGTCTGGGGACGGCCGTGACGAGACTGCAGGGACCGGCGCTTGTCGTGTGAGCTGGCAGCCTCTGGCGTTCTGCCGCG ACTGCCTACATCCATCATGCCATGGCGTACTGGCAGAGCGCAGGACTCAGACAGCTTCACTAACACACG CGGAACCACTAGCAGAACCATTTGAAGGACAGTGCCCCTGTAAG ttttacaCAGGAAAATGTACGGATGGTACGATCACCTACAATacctcttctctgtggtgctCCTCTGCAGCAGGTGCGCCAAAAAAAAGTGCGCAAGACCAG CCCGGGGGATCGTGCATCAGGACCACAACCATACCGCGCGTTGGCTATATCGCCCACCATGAATTACACAGAAGAATGAACAACCTCAGCTTTATTCACTCAAGTCATCCAGCTCGAGTAATAGGGGGAAGCCCCTCCGTGCAGACCGAGCTCCAAGCAGGTGGCGTTAcacgtggcaaaaaaagacaccGAAAAGGGTCCAAACATTCGGTACACCTGCATCATCTAACGAGATTCATGTGA